One part of the Coffea eugenioides isolate CCC68of chromosome 10, Ceug_1.0, whole genome shotgun sequence genome encodes these proteins:
- the LOC113748678 gene encoding protein LAZ1 homolog 1 isoform X2 codes for MERKAVIVLLLFLTSLVDSTERSGITQSNNVGAGSSLVYGWTICSAGVFVLAALVLSMYLIFEHLAAYNQPEEQKFLIGLILMVPVYASESFLSLLNSNAAFYCEIIRDCYEAFALYCFERYLIACLGGEESTIEFMENQSMFSSSIPLIDEAYAYGVVEHPFPLNCCLRQWSLGPDFYQAVKIGIVQYMILKMICALLAMFFQLFGIYGEGKFEWGYAYPYLAVILNFSQTWALYCLVQFYSVTKNKLAPIKPLAKFLTFKSIVFLTWWQGVAVAFLLSLGAFKGSLAQVLQSRIQDYIICIEMGVAAVIHLYVFPAAPYKRGERCVRNVAVMADYASLGSPYDPEEVRDCERSTKVRIGRQEESEKRLKFHQSVCDVVLGSGEIIVDDMKFTVSHVVEPVERGIASINRTFHQISENVKRHQQRQKKSKDDSYIVPLNSWTKEFSDLHEDIPEGSFSDSGLPNGKRNHYQSKGRSSRFRNR; via the exons ATGGAGAGGAAGGCCGTGATAGTTTTGCTGTTGTTTTTAACCAGCCTTGTTGACTCAACTGAGAGATCAGGGATAACTCAGTCCAATAATGTGGGTGCTGGGTCGTCCTTGGTCTATGGCTGGACTATATGCAGCGCAGGAGTATTTGTATTGGCAGCTCTTGTCCTATCCATGTACCTTATCTTCGAGCACTTAGCAGCCTACAACCAACCTGAG GAGCAGAAGTTCTTGATTGGACTCATTCTGATGGTTCCTGTTTATGCATCCGAATCG TTTTTGTCATTGCTCAATTCCAATGCTGCTTTCTACTGTGAGATAATACGGGACTGCTACGAAGCATTTGCACTTTATTGCTTTGAGAGATATCTCATAGCTTGCTTAG GTGGTGAGGAAAGTACAATCGAATTTATGGAAAATCAAAGCATGTTTTCCTCAAGCATACCTCTCATAGATGAAGCTTATGCTTATGGGGTAGTTGAGCATCCTTTTCCACTGAATTGCTGTCTTCGGCAGTGGAGTCTCGGTCCTGACTTCTATCAAGCAGTAAAAATTGGCATTGTTCAATAT ATGATACTCAAGATGATATGTGCACTATTGGCTATGTTTTTTCAACTTTTTGGTATTTATGGTGAAGGGAAGTTTGAGTGGGGATATGC TTACCCATATTTGGCAGttatcctaaactttagccagACCTGGGCCTTATACTGCCTAGTGCAATTTTATTCTGTTACCAAGAATAAGTTGGCACCCATTAAACCGTTGGCCAAATTTCTGACGTTCAAATCGATTGTATTTTTAACATGGTGGCAAGGTGTAGCTGTTGCCTTTCTTCTCTCTCTGGGAGCCTTTAAAGGGTCTTTGGCACAGGTTCTGCAATCACGCATCCAGGACTATATTATTTGTATTGAG atgggtgttGCTGCAGTGATACATCTTTATGTCTTCCCAGCTGCACCTTACAAACGAGGAGAAAGGTGTGTCCGTAATGTTGCTGTCATGGCAGATTATGCATCCCTAGGATCTCCATATGACCCAGAAGAGGTTAGGGACTGTGAACGATCGACAAAGGTGCGGATTGGTCGCCAGGAAGAAAGTGAAAAGCGGTTAAAATTTCACCAAAGCGTCTGTGATGTGGTTCTCGGAAGTGGTGAAATC ATTGTAGATGATATGAAGTTCACAGTTTCACATGTCGTCGAACCAGTTGAAAGAGGAATTGCAAGCATAAACAGAACTTTTCACCAGATATCGGAAAACGTGAAACGGCATCAGCAGAGGCAGAAGAAATCTAAAGACGACAGTTACATTGTCCCCTTGAACTCGTGGACAAAAGAATTCTCAGATTTGCATGAAGATATACCAGAAGGGAGTTTCAGTGATAGTGGATTGCCCAATGGGAAGAGAAACCATTACCAATCTAAAGGCAGATCATCACGGTTCAGGAACAGATAA
- the LOC113748678 gene encoding protein LAZ1 homolog 1 isoform X1: MERKAVIVLLLFLTSLVDSTERSGITQSNNVGAGSSLVYGWTICSAGVFVLAALVLSMYLIFEHLAAYNQPEEQKFLIGLILMVPVYASESFLSLLNSNAAFYCEIIRDCYEAFALYCFERYLIACLGGEESTIEFMENQSMFSSSIPLIDEAYAYGVVEHPFPLNCCLRQWSLGPDFYQAVKIGIVQYMILKMICALLAMFFQLFGIYGEGKFEWGYAYPYLAVILNFSQTWALYCLVQFYSVTKNKLAPIKPLAKFLTFKSIVFLTWWQGVAVAFLLSLGAFKGSLAQVLQSRIQDYIICIEMGVAAVIHLYVFPAAPYKRGERCVRNVAVMADYASLGSPYDPEEVRDCERSTKVRIGRQEESEKRLKFHQSVCDVVLGSGEIVRSTYPVVQYLILASGPALTYLAYCCFVLLVLQIVDDMKFTVSHVVEPVERGIASINRTFHQISENVKRHQQRQKKSKDDSYIVPLNSWTKEFSDLHEDIPEGSFSDSGLPNGKRNHYQSKGRSSRFRNR, from the exons ATGGAGAGGAAGGCCGTGATAGTTTTGCTGTTGTTTTTAACCAGCCTTGTTGACTCAACTGAGAGATCAGGGATAACTCAGTCCAATAATGTGGGTGCTGGGTCGTCCTTGGTCTATGGCTGGACTATATGCAGCGCAGGAGTATTTGTATTGGCAGCTCTTGTCCTATCCATGTACCTTATCTTCGAGCACTTAGCAGCCTACAACCAACCTGAG GAGCAGAAGTTCTTGATTGGACTCATTCTGATGGTTCCTGTTTATGCATCCGAATCG TTTTTGTCATTGCTCAATTCCAATGCTGCTTTCTACTGTGAGATAATACGGGACTGCTACGAAGCATTTGCACTTTATTGCTTTGAGAGATATCTCATAGCTTGCTTAG GTGGTGAGGAAAGTACAATCGAATTTATGGAAAATCAAAGCATGTTTTCCTCAAGCATACCTCTCATAGATGAAGCTTATGCTTATGGGGTAGTTGAGCATCCTTTTCCACTGAATTGCTGTCTTCGGCAGTGGAGTCTCGGTCCTGACTTCTATCAAGCAGTAAAAATTGGCATTGTTCAATAT ATGATACTCAAGATGATATGTGCACTATTGGCTATGTTTTTTCAACTTTTTGGTATTTATGGTGAAGGGAAGTTTGAGTGGGGATATGC TTACCCATATTTGGCAGttatcctaaactttagccagACCTGGGCCTTATACTGCCTAGTGCAATTTTATTCTGTTACCAAGAATAAGTTGGCACCCATTAAACCGTTGGCCAAATTTCTGACGTTCAAATCGATTGTATTTTTAACATGGTGGCAAGGTGTAGCTGTTGCCTTTCTTCTCTCTCTGGGAGCCTTTAAAGGGTCTTTGGCACAGGTTCTGCAATCACGCATCCAGGACTATATTATTTGTATTGAG atgggtgttGCTGCAGTGATACATCTTTATGTCTTCCCAGCTGCACCTTACAAACGAGGAGAAAGGTGTGTCCGTAATGTTGCTGTCATGGCAGATTATGCATCCCTAGGATCTCCATATGACCCAGAAGAGGTTAGGGACTGTGAACGATCGACAAAGGTGCGGATTGGTCGCCAGGAAGAAAGTGAAAAGCGGTTAAAATTTCACCAAAGCGTCTGTGATGTGGTTCTCGGAAGTGGTGAAATCGTGAGATCTACATATCCTGTTGTTCAATACCTTATACTAGCATCCGGACCTGCTCTGACCTATCTGGCATATTGTTGCTTTGTGCTTCTTGTTTTGCAGATTGTAGATGATATGAAGTTCACAGTTTCACATGTCGTCGAACCAGTTGAAAGAGGAATTGCAAGCATAAACAGAACTTTTCACCAGATATCGGAAAACGTGAAACGGCATCAGCAGAGGCAGAAGAAATCTAAAGACGACAGTTACATTGTCCCCTTGAACTCGTGGACAAAAGAATTCTCAGATTTGCATGAAGATATACCAGAAGGGAGTTTCAGTGATAGTGGATTGCCCAATGGGAAGAGAAACCATTACCAATCTAAAGGCAGATCATCACGGTTCAGGAACAGATAA
- the LOC113749527 gene encoding uncharacterized protein LOC113749527, whose protein sequence is MERGSRCTRSQAAPDWSAWECLTLVNEINAVEGEWRQTLASFQKWQLIVENCSALGMNRSMNQCKKKWDSLRSEQKKVKQWEAAYWSFATAEKKELGLPEEFDKELFNAVEKHMNQRGDDPAAPDTELDSDPEARPIASKMFLQTGPKKQRKKRMPPRKDKFEERFHPWKHILKGVVKPEPSALDEIPDQPPKSTVQMVKPEQISEEEKQKIMTAKLLENAQLINAVLQGNLAEDVDYKLADLKNNEAMQTDSTRRQGDKIIDCLGNIVSTLNQFCHLVEECNLRPQRN, encoded by the coding sequence ATGGAGAGGGGGTCGCGGTGCACACGTTCACAGGCGGCACCAGATTGGAGTGCTTGGGAGTGTTTAACCCTGGTGAATGAGATCAATGCGGTTGAAGGGGAGTGGCGACAGACACTGGCGTCATTCCAGAAGTGGCAGCTGATAGTGGAGAACTGCAGTGCTTTGGGTATGAACAGGAGCATGAACCAGTGCAAGAAGAAGTGGGATTCCTTGAGGAGTGAGCAAAAAAAGGTCAAGCAGTGGGAAGCAGCCTATTGGTCATTTGCCACTGCTGAAAAGAAAGAACTGGGGCTCCCTGAAGAATTTGATAAGGAACTATTCAATGCCGTTGAGAAGCATATGAACCAAAGAGGAGATGATCCTGCTGCACCCGATACTGAACTAGATAGTGATCCCGAAGCCCGACCCATTGCTAGCAAAATGTTTTTGCAAACTGGTCCAAAGAagcaaaggaagaagagaaTGCCTCCTCGTAAAGATAAATTTGAAGAAAGGTTCCATCCATGGAAACACATCTTAAAAGGAGTTGTAAAACCTGAGCCATCTGCCTTAGATGAAATTCCAGACCAACCCCCTAAGAGCACAGTCCAAATGGTGAAGCCTGAGCAGATAAgcgaagaagaaaaacaaaagatcaTGACCGCAAAACTGTTGGAAAATGCACAATTGATTAATGCAGTACTTCAAGGAAACCTGGCTGAGGATGTCGACTACAAGTTGGCTGacttgaaaaataatgaggctATGCAGACTGATTCAACTAGGCGCCAAGGAGACAAGATTATTGATTGCCTTGGGAATATTGTTAGCACACTCAACCAATTTTGTCATCTTGTCGAAGAGTGCAATTTACGTCCACAAAGGAATTAA
- the LOC113749926 gene encoding putative FBD-associated F-box protein At1g61330 yields the protein MLVEVLLSAWFRNSIRNVISGISCCLAKLEFLSLYASKLAISESQEEGILDYLRQLTNLKQFILVACASKDDSLIGFTSFIRASPNLEKFVLKLQWRGNDIVHEDRESKKALSFLLQHLRVVESLGYYGRRSELELVEYFLENAVVLEKIIVDPRDQTMVGRPKKLEEIKKEKVAKVYAKKQLKELIPPHIELVIK from the exons ATGCTTGTGGAAGTATTGCTCTCTGCGTGGTTCCGTAACTCAATCAGGAATGTTATTTCTGGGATTTCCTGCTGCTTGGCGAAACTAGAGTTTCTTAGTTTATATGCCTCAAAGCTTGCTATTTCAGAG TCCCAGGAAGAAGGAATCCTTGATTATCTTCGTCAACTAACTAATTTGAAGCAGTTCATCTTAGTTGCTTGTGCATCAAAAGATgacagtttgattggatttacTTCTTTTATAAGGGCTTCACCCAACTTGGAGAAGTTTGTACTGAAG TTGCAATGGCGAGGCAATGATATTGTTCATGAAGATAGAGAGTCTAAGAAAGCTCTTAGCTTTCTGCTCCAGCATCTTAGAGTGGTTGAGTCGCTTGGATATTATGGTCGCAGAAGTGAACTTGAACTCGTTGAGTATTTCCTAGAAAATGCAGTTGTCCTTGAGAAAATTATCGTTGATCCTCGTGATCAGACGATGGTTGGTCGTCCTAAAAAACTTGAGGAAATTAAGAAGGAAAAAGTTGCTAAAGTTTATGCCAAGAAACAGCTCAAGGAATTAATACCTCCACATATTGAACTTGTGATCAAGTAG